Proteins from one Malania oleifera isolate guangnan ecotype guangnan chromosome 4, ASM2987363v1, whole genome shotgun sequence genomic window:
- the LOC131152803 gene encoding protein PLANT CADMIUM RESISTANCE 2-like, whose translation MHSSNDYQKFPTATQAPSMYGTQPPATGVPITAGAPAYLQPTSGRPVPWSSGLCDCGSDVSNCCITCWCPCITFGQISEIVDEGSTSCATNGAIYALLAVLTGCGCIYSCTYRTKMRRRYQLEERPCGDCLLHCCCEACALCQEHRELKSRGFDMSIGWQGNMDRQSGGVAMGAVPPSVQHGMQR comes from the exons ATGCACTCCTCAAATGACTATCAGAAGTTTCCGACCGCTACGCAGGCGCCGTCCATGTACGGTACTCAACCCCCAGCAACCGGTGTTCCGATCACCGCCGGCGCCCCGGCTTACCTTCAGCCCACCTCCGGGCGTCCGGTCCCATGGTCCTCCGGCCTCTGTGATTGTGGCTCCGACGTCTCAAACT GTTGCATAACATGCTGGTGCCCGTGCATCACCTTTGGGCAAATTTCAGAGATTGTTGACGAAGGATCAACCT CATGCGCAACAAACGGAGCAATCTACGCACTGCTTGCGGTGTTGACTGGATGTGGGTGCATCTACTCGTGCACTTACAGAACAAAGATGAGAAGGCGATATCAGCTGGAAGAGCGTCCCTGCGGTGACTGCCTTCTTCATTGCTGCTGTGAGGCCTGCGCTCTGTGTCAAGAACATCGCGAGCTCAAATCCCGTGGGTTTGACATGTCCATTG GATGGCAAGGAAATATGGACCGACAAAGTGGAGGGGTGGCAATGGGTGCAGTCCCCCCTTCAGTCCAGCATGGCATGCAGCGCTAG